The following are encoded together in the Psychrilyobacter piezotolerans genome:
- a CDS encoding response regulator — translation MKILLVEDEKQISDYITKGLLEAGYDVDAVDNGEDAISYATNNDYSLILLDIMIPKKNGIEVVKYLKKQKDNTHIILISAKDQIQDKVVGLDAGADDYLVKPFAFSELLARIRAIFRRSTEGNDNVLTAENLKMDLVKRIVSRDGQIIDLTSREFNLLEYFIENKNTVLTRMMITEKVWNINFISDTNVVDVYINHLRKKIDKAFDKKLIHTVRGVGYILKD, via the coding sequence ATGAAAATATTACTGGTAGAAGATGAAAAACAGATATCGGACTATATAACCAAGGGGCTTTTAGAAGCAGGGTATGATGTAGATGCTGTAGATAATGGAGAAGATGCCATAAGCTATGCTACAAACAATGACTATAGTTTAATATTACTGGATATTATGATCCCTAAAAAAAATGGAATAGAGGTAGTAAAATATTTGAAGAAGCAAAAAGACAATACACATATAATCCTCATATCAGCAAAGGATCAGATTCAGGATAAAGTTGTGGGATTAGATGCAGGAGCAGATGATTATTTAGTAAAACCATTTGCTTTCTCTGAGTTGTTGGCCAGGATCAGAGCTATATTCAGAAGGAGCACCGAGGGGAACGATAATGTTTTGACAGCTGAAAATCTAAAGATGGACTTAGTCAAAAGAATTGTCTCCAGGGATGGGCAGATAATAGACCTGACAAGCAGGGAATTTAATCTGTTGGAATACTTTATTGAAAATAAGAATACTGTTTTAACTCGTATGATGATCACAGAAAAAGTATGGAATATCAACTTTATTTCCGATACAAATGTAGTGGATGTATATATAAATCATTTGAGAAAAAAAATTGATAAAGCATTTGATAAAAAATTAATCCATACTGTCAGAGGAGTTGGGTATATATTAAAAGATTAA